Proteins encoded together in one Calditrichota bacterium window:
- the rpiB gene encoding ribose 5-phosphate isomerase B: MIVAVGSDHAGFELKRELVNMVAGLGHQVVDMGTHSTEAADYPDFARAVAREIVENRADRGLIICGSGVGACVAANKVKGIRAGTCHDTFSARQGVEDDDMNALCLGARIIGVELAREVVRAFLAAKFSGLERHQRRLNKVLEIEKAGR, from the coding sequence ATGATTGTCGCCGTCGGAAGCGACCACGCTGGGTTTGAACTGAAGAGAGAGTTGGTGAATATGGTGGCCGGACTTGGCCATCAGGTCGTGGATATGGGCACACACTCAACCGAAGCCGCCGATTATCCGGACTTCGCACGTGCGGTCGCGCGCGAAATAGTCGAAAACCGTGCCGACCGAGGATTGATCATTTGCGGCAGCGGCGTTGGAGCGTGCGTTGCTGCGAACAAAGTCAAAGGTATTCGCGCCGGAACGTGTCACGATACGTTCTCCGCGCGCCAAGGCGTTGAAGATGACGATATGAATGCGCTCTGTTTGGGGGCGCGCATCATCGGTGTCGAACTGGCGCGCGAAGTGGTCAGAGCGTTCTTGGCCGCGAAATTCTCGGGACTCGAGCGCCATCAAAGGCGCTTGAACAAAGTGCTCGAGATCGAAAAAGCCGGACGATAA
- the deoC gene encoding deoxyribose-phosphate aldolase: protein MTKSEAAALIDHTILKAEATAAQIDKLCDEALKLNFKTVCVNARFVPQCAKKLAGSEVSVCTVVGFPLGATSTESKVAEALQAIHDGATEIDMVLWIGGMLSGDFAAVEHDIRAVADACRRTGASLKVIFETAMLSESQIVKACELCVKAKAQWVKTSTGFGPGGATLEAVALMHKEVAAHGLKVKASGGIRTLADFEKMIQAGAERIGTSSGAAILNEIA, encoded by the coding sequence ATGACGAAGTCCGAAGCTGCGGCGCTGATTGACCACACTATACTTAAGGCTGAGGCAACCGCAGCGCAGATCGACAAGCTGTGTGACGAAGCACTGAAGCTCAATTTCAAAACTGTTTGCGTCAACGCGCGTTTTGTCCCACAGTGCGCAAAGAAGCTGGCCGGCAGTGAGGTTTCCGTATGTACGGTCGTCGGATTTCCGCTTGGCGCGACGAGCACGGAGTCAAAAGTCGCGGAAGCGTTGCAAGCAATCCATGACGGCGCCACCGAGATTGATATGGTGTTGTGGATCGGAGGTATGCTCAGCGGAGATTTCGCCGCGGTCGAACATGACATTCGGGCGGTTGCGGATGCTTGCCGCAGAACAGGTGCGTCGTTGAAAGTGATATTCGAAACGGCGATGCTTTCTGAAAGTCAGATCGTCAAGGCCTGCGAATTGTGCGTGAAGGCCAAAGCGCAGTGGGTGAAAACGTCGACGGGTTTCGGGCCGGGCGGCGCAACGCTGGAAGCGGTGGCCCTGATGCACAAGGAAGTCGCGGCACACGGATTGAAAGTGAAGGCGTCCGGCGGAATTAGAACGCTCGCTGATTTCGAAAAAATGATTCAAGCCGGAGCGGAACGTATTGGCACGTCAAGCGGCGCGGCAATTTTGAACGAGATTGCGTAA
- a CDS encoding Hpt domain-containing protein has translation MSRARLDEIGMGDPSFTVDLIDIMLVDGMERIEKIRASFTTGDCEEVGRTAHSLKGAALNVGALTLATLCAEIDDTVRKLRIAITDDQVDKVEEEFSLVKEELLNIKSELSA, from the coding sequence GTGAGCCGCGCGAGGCTTGACGAAATCGGTATGGGCGATCCGTCCTTCACCGTCGATTTGATTGATATTATGCTTGTCGACGGTATGGAGCGTATCGAGAAAATTCGTGCTTCCTTTACGACCGGCGACTGCGAGGAAGTCGGACGTACCGCTCATTCACTCAAGGGAGCCGCGCTTAACGTCGGAGCGTTGACGCTGGCGACGCTGTGCGCAGAGATTGACGATACCGTGCGGAAGCTGAGGATCGCGATCACCGACGATCAAGTTGACAAGGTCGAAGAGGAGTTTTCACTTGTCAAGGAAGAACTTCTGAACATCAAGAGTGAACTGTCCGCATGA
- a CDS encoding redoxin family protein yields MSHPQLPTSRVRAPEFPRDFAWVNTDRPLYIQDQLNGRVVVLDFWTYCCINCMHILPDLEYIEKKYAGQPVVVIGVHSAKFDNESDKENILTACQRYDIAHPVIVDENHRIWSEYGVRAWPTLAVVDAEGRVVGQLSGEGNREVLDGVVQALLDEGREKGVLAAGPPEFKQDARVPAASGLAFPGKVEAEKDRVFISDSNHDRIVIADSSGNVLAIAGSGKKGNKDGSFAEAEFDNPQGVAYDEQKNVLYVADTDNNTIRKLDIAAQTVTTISGTGEQVYDRLGGGIGTAQGLNSPWDLVLHGNTLYIAMAGPHQLWALDLPTGVARAWVGSGREDIYDGTGTRSAALAQPSGLWLDGDWLYFADSEVSAVRRANINTADVETLVGSGLFDFGDKVGSFKNTLLQHPLGVAVYKGDVLVADTYNHRIKKLNQTSKESSFLIGSGSPDLATETPDKLSLYEPGGISVNGDWLYIADTNHDRIIRVSLKDNSWSEFKLKGLRTMESTTMDHDATADAAIEFQTGNDLVLSLGAQLPSGVHLNKEAPLAYSVNLGNGSPIEGLASKHELPVKVTIPAASLKPGDADATLFFAYCTDKDAGLCVPVSVGYKIHLTEDANANGMAEVSATIKSLPQ; encoded by the coding sequence ATGTCTCATCCGCAACTTCCGACGTCCCGCGTGCGCGCGCCGGAGTTTCCGCGCGATTTTGCGTGGGTGAACACGGACCGTCCGCTCTACATCCAAGATCAACTCAATGGCCGAGTCGTGGTGTTGGACTTTTGGACCTATTGCTGCATCAACTGTATGCACATACTTCCCGATCTCGAATATATCGAAAAGAAATATGCAGGCCAGCCTGTGGTCGTGATCGGCGTGCATTCGGCGAAATTCGACAATGAAAGCGACAAGGAAAACATCTTGACCGCTTGTCAACGCTACGATATTGCACATCCTGTGATCGTGGACGAGAATCACCGCATTTGGTCAGAGTACGGCGTGCGCGCGTGGCCGACCCTTGCTGTCGTCGACGCCGAAGGGAGAGTGGTCGGTCAACTCTCCGGCGAAGGCAACCGCGAAGTTCTCGACGGCGTCGTTCAAGCCTTGCTTGACGAGGGTCGCGAAAAAGGCGTGCTCGCCGCTGGTCCACCCGAATTCAAACAAGACGCGCGCGTTCCGGCGGCTTCGGGACTTGCTTTTCCCGGAAAAGTTGAAGCAGAGAAGGACCGCGTGTTTATATCTGACTCGAATCATGACCGCATTGTGATCGCGGACAGCAGTGGGAATGTGCTTGCAATAGCCGGTTCAGGCAAGAAAGGCAACAAAGACGGGTCGTTCGCAGAAGCGGAATTTGACAATCCGCAAGGTGTGGCCTACGACGAACAGAAAAATGTTCTCTATGTCGCGGACACGGATAATAATACGATTCGAAAATTGGATATCGCCGCACAGACCGTCACGACGATAAGCGGCACGGGTGAACAAGTCTACGATCGGCTCGGCGGTGGAATAGGAACGGCTCAAGGCTTGAACAGTCCGTGGGATCTTGTCCTGCATGGCAACACCCTTTATATAGCGATGGCGGGACCGCATCAATTGTGGGCTCTCGATTTGCCGACGGGAGTTGCGCGCGCGTGGGTCGGATCGGGCCGCGAAGACATCTACGACGGTACGGGAACCCGCTCGGCTGCTCTGGCCCAGCCGTCGGGATTGTGGCTCGACGGCGACTGGCTGTACTTTGCGGACAGTGAAGTAAGCGCCGTGCGCCGCGCCAACATCAATACAGCGGACGTCGAGACTCTGGTCGGCAGCGGACTCTTCGATTTCGGAGACAAAGTGGGCTCATTCAAGAATACGCTCTTGCAGCATCCGCTGGGAGTCGCCGTTTACAAGGGCGACGTCTTGGTTGCGGATACGTACAATCATCGCATAAAGAAGTTGAATCAAACATCCAAGGAATCAAGTTTCCTGATTGGTTCAGGCTCTCCCGACCTTGCGACGGAAACGCCCGACAAACTTTCGCTCTACGAGCCCGGTGGAATTTCTGTCAACGGCGATTGGCTCTACATCGCTGACACGAACCACGACCGCATCATCCGCGTATCATTGAAAGACAATTCGTGGAGCGAATTCAAACTAAAAGGATTGCGGACGATGGAATCCACGACGATGGACCACGACGCAACGGCGGACGCAGCGATTGAATTCCAGACAGGAAACGACCTCGTATTAAGTTTAGGCGCGCAGCTTCCTTCGGGAGTTCACCTGAACAAGGAAGCACCACTTGCCTACAGCGTGAATCTCGGCAACGGCTCTCCGATCGAAGGATTGGCTTCCAAGCATGAGCTGCCCGTGAAAGTGACGATACCGGCTGCAAGTCTAAAACCCGGCGACGCCGACGCGACGTTGTTCTTTGCCTATTGCACGGACAAGGACGCGGGGCTGTGCGTACCCGTTTCCGTAGGTTACAAAATTCACTTGACGGAAGATGCAAACGCAAACGGCATGGCGGAAGTGTCGGCAACCATAAAGTCTCTCCCGCAATAA
- a CDS encoding response regulator — MKVLAVDDDRVTLLTLERLLSKFGYEPLVAVNGTDALKVFLEHRPKMLITDWMMPEMEGPTVVKTIRAFAESEYTYIVMLTSRQDKDDMMAGMLAGVDEFLTKPIDPDQLRARLRVGKRIMQLQDSLANRVKELEAERQHVKMLQGFLPICSYCKKIRDDENLWSQIEEYISDHQDVQFSHSICPDCYETKVKPMEEAFRAKKLAEQQAAQEA; from the coding sequence ATGAAAGTACTTGCCGTAGATGACGACCGTGTCACATTGTTGACGCTCGAGAGGTTGCTTTCGAAGTTTGGATATGAGCCGCTCGTCGCGGTCAACGGAACGGATGCGCTTAAGGTGTTTCTTGAGCATCGACCCAAAATGCTCATTACGGACTGGATGATGCCCGAGATGGAGGGGCCGACGGTTGTCAAAACGATTCGCGCTTTTGCAGAATCGGAGTATACGTACATCGTGATGCTTACGTCGAGGCAAGACAAAGACGACATGATGGCCGGAATGCTCGCCGGAGTCGACGAGTTCTTGACGAAACCGATTGACCCTGATCAATTGCGCGCGCGGCTCCGCGTCGGCAAGCGTATCATGCAGCTTCAAGACAGCCTTGCCAACCGGGTCAAAGAGCTTGAAGCCGAGCGCCAACACGTGAAGATGCTGCAGGGCTTCCTGCCGATTTGTTCTTACTGCAAGAAAATTCGCGACGACGAGAATCTGTGGTCGCAAATCGAAGAGTATATTTCCGACCATCAGGACGTGCAATTCTCGCATTCGATTTGCCCCGACTGCTACGAAACGAAAGTCAAACCGATGGAAGAAGCATTTCGAGCGAAAAAGCTCGCGGAACAGCAGGCCGCGCAAGAAGCATAG
- the tal gene encoding transaldolase, whose translation MSHPIMKATLDLGQSLWLDYISRELMDSGGLERHVAEGLRGMTSNPTIFEKAVAGSEDYDDDIRKGIASELTANEVFENLAVSDVARACNMLSGVYQDSKTIDGYVSLEVSPTLAHDTKGTVTEALRLWERVNRPNLMIKVPGTVEGQPAILELLTRGINVNVTLLFTFQQYVDVLETYIKALEARHAKGEDLSRIASVASFFVSRIDTVADAQLEKKGRKDLCSKGAIANACMAYKHFQTVTASPRWKKLADAGAQVQRPLWASTSTKNPAYPDTLYVDELIAQHTVNTVPPQTLSAFKDHGKPAANLLKNMESAEKTLTEMKSLGVDIDQIAFDLIEDGVVKFAKSYDDLISAIASKLKAGATA comes from the coding sequence ATGAGTCATCCCATTATGAAAGCCACTTTGGACCTCGGTCAATCGTTGTGGCTCGACTATATCAGCCGTGAGTTAATGGATTCCGGAGGTCTCGAACGTCACGTTGCCGAAGGGCTACGCGGAATGACGTCGAATCCTACGATTTTCGAGAAAGCGGTTGCCGGCAGCGAAGATTACGACGACGATATCCGAAAGGGTATCGCCAGCGAGTTGACGGCGAACGAAGTTTTTGAAAACCTCGCCGTCAGCGATGTCGCGCGCGCCTGCAATATGCTTTCGGGCGTCTATCAGGATTCCAAAACCATCGACGGCTACGTCAGCCTCGAGGTTTCGCCCACGCTTGCGCATGACACAAAGGGTACCGTCACCGAAGCCCTGCGTCTGTGGGAGCGTGTCAATCGCCCCAACCTGATGATCAAAGTTCCCGGTACCGTCGAAGGTCAGCCTGCGATTTTGGAATTGCTGACGCGCGGCATCAACGTCAACGTCACGCTGCTTTTCACTTTCCAGCAGTACGTCGATGTCTTAGAAACCTATATCAAAGCGCTCGAAGCTCGTCACGCAAAAGGCGAGGACCTGTCGAGAATCGCTTCAGTAGCAAGCTTCTTTGTCAGCCGCATTGATACCGTCGCCGACGCGCAGCTCGAGAAGAAAGGGCGCAAGGATCTATGCTCGAAGGGTGCCATCGCCAATGCGTGCATGGCGTACAAACATTTCCAAACAGTCACCGCATCTCCGCGCTGGAAAAAACTCGCCGACGCAGGTGCACAAGTCCAGCGTCCGCTTTGGGCTTCAACATCGACCAAAAATCCCGCTTACCCCGACACTCTCTATGTCGACGAACTGATTGCGCAACACACGGTCAACACCGTACCCCCCCAAACTCTTTCGGCCTTCAAAGATCACGGTAAACCCGCAGCCAATCTGCTGAAGAACATGGAGTCCGCAGAGAAAACTTTAACCGAAATGAAGAGTCTCGGTGTGGACATCGATCAAATCGCCTTTGATTTGATCGAGGACGGCGTGGTCAAGTTCGCGAAATCATATGACGACTTAATTTCCGCCATTGCTTCAAAACTCAAAGCTGGAGCGACGGCTTAG
- the aroA gene encoding 3-phosphoshikimate 1-carboxyvinyltransferase, translated as MSVARITAAASPLFAQLTLSGDKSVSIRRALLSLYTPDTIRLTNFGAGEDCETALRCLVSLGKRVERGEVFVTIKHRETVRKATLDCRNSGTTARLLMGVLAGRDGEWTLEGDESLSNRPMERVAQPLRTMGAQIELSPGGVLPARLIGRPLVGTDHNLTLSSAQVKSALLLAGLSANGATRVREPFPSRDHTERLLGLAQDADGWWSVDKSNVPDATLVLRGTIPGDISSAAFWAVAASLVTGSDIELKNVVLNPTRTSWIRSLKNSGADIVERVERTTAGEPAGSLHFKYGVLRPLRITTQDVPGLIDEIPALAVLAATIDGESIFENVGELRLKESDRLQAIVEGLAEMGADVSVTGQNLHVTGGKKRKGVKISPNHDHRIAMAFALAGLVAEGVTTIEQAECAAVSYPGFFADLKKMAENSVTLSE; from the coding sequence GTGAGCGTCGCGCGTATCACCGCCGCCGCGTCTCCGCTGTTCGCACAGTTGACGCTGTCCGGCGACAAATCCGTGTCGATTCGACGTGCGCTGCTCTCCTTGTACACGCCCGACACAATTCGGTTAACAAACTTTGGGGCGGGAGAAGACTGCGAAACCGCGCTGCGCTGTCTCGTATCGCTTGGAAAACGTGTCGAACGCGGCGAAGTCTTCGTTACGATCAAGCACCGCGAAACCGTTCGCAAGGCAACACTCGATTGCAGAAATTCGGGCACCACAGCGAGACTGCTGATGGGAGTACTGGCCGGGCGCGACGGTGAATGGACGTTAGAAGGCGACGAGTCACTTTCCAATCGTCCCATGGAGCGTGTCGCGCAGCCGTTGCGTACGATGGGCGCGCAAATTGAGCTCAGTCCGGGAGGCGTTTTACCCGCGCGATTGATAGGTCGACCACTTGTAGGCACGGATCACAACTTAACCCTTTCAAGCGCGCAAGTCAAAAGCGCGCTTTTGTTAGCTGGACTTTCAGCGAATGGAGCGACGCGTGTGCGCGAACCGTTTCCCTCGCGCGATCATACTGAAAGATTACTGGGACTTGCGCAAGACGCCGACGGCTGGTGGAGCGTAGACAAATCGAACGTTCCTGACGCGACTCTGGTATTGCGCGGCACGATTCCGGGCGACATTTCAAGCGCCGCGTTTTGGGCCGTGGCGGCTTCGCTCGTGACGGGCTCGGACATTGAGTTGAAGAATGTCGTCTTGAACCCGACTCGCACAAGCTGGATTCGAAGTCTGAAAAACTCTGGTGCGGACATTGTTGAACGTGTCGAGCGCACCACGGCCGGTGAACCGGCGGGTTCGCTCCACTTCAAATATGGAGTGTTGCGGCCGCTGCGAATCACGACTCAAGATGTGCCGGGGCTCATTGACGAAATCCCCGCGCTCGCGGTGCTTGCGGCCACAATTGACGGCGAGTCGATTTTCGAGAACGTCGGCGAATTGCGCCTCAAAGAAAGCGACCGTTTGCAGGCGATTGTGGAAGGACTTGCAGAAATGGGCGCTGACGTCTCCGTTACCGGACAAAACCTCCACGTCACCGGCGGCAAGAAACGAAAAGGCGTGAAGATTTCGCCAAACCATGATCACCGCATCGCGATGGCGTTTGCTTTGGCCGGACTTGTTGCGGAAGGCGTCACGACGATTGAACAGGCCGAGTGCGCGGCGGTGTCGTATCCCGGCTTTTTTGCGGATTTGAAAAAAATGGCAGAGAATTCAGTTACACTTTCGGAGTAG
- a CDS encoding carbonic anhydrase: MRYILPVLLVFSAAALAGDHAQTCTVDEALSNLRKGNERFVKGKPNVWDSGSAKREHLTAGQTPYACVITCSDSRVPPEQIFDAGLGELFVIRVAGNVASKEVVASADYAVGHLHCPVVIVMGHTNCGAVGAALSDSDFPEPLNTLIEEIRPSVEACESKGYGSENLYAGAIKENARNSAAALLSGSLSIEQAVADGECVVLSAVYDLATGAVQWQSQMGAAKIAQVEPKKEAKPKVTHEPKPAEPTHESVAKTEKKYTDTPADQTQSSRSSKRDSKYKH; encoded by the coding sequence ATGAGATACATTCTTCCCGTTTTACTGGTGTTTTCTGCCGCAGCGTTGGCCGGCGACCATGCTCAAACGTGCACTGTGGACGAGGCCCTATCGAACCTGCGGAAAGGGAACGAACGATTCGTCAAAGGCAAACCCAACGTTTGGGACAGCGGATCCGCGAAGCGAGAACATCTTACCGCCGGTCAGACTCCGTATGCGTGTGTCATCACGTGTTCGGACTCGCGCGTGCCGCCGGAGCAGATTTTCGACGCCGGACTGGGCGAATTGTTTGTGATTCGCGTAGCGGGCAACGTCGCCTCTAAGGAGGTTGTTGCCTCGGCAGACTATGCAGTCGGGCACCTGCATTGCCCAGTTGTGATCGTGATGGGCCACACGAACTGTGGTGCGGTCGGAGCAGCCCTATCGGACTCGGACTTCCCAGAACCATTGAACACGCTTATCGAAGAAATCCGCCCGTCCGTCGAAGCCTGCGAGTCGAAAGGTTATGGCAGCGAGAATCTCTACGCAGGTGCAATCAAAGAGAATGCCCGCAACTCCGCAGCGGCTCTGCTGTCGGGATCTCTGAGTATCGAGCAGGCTGTCGCCGACGGTGAGTGCGTCGTGCTTTCTGCGGTGTATGATCTCGCCACGGGTGCGGTACAATGGCAGTCTCAAATGGGTGCGGCCAAGATTGCGCAGGTCGAACCGAAGAAAGAAGCGAAACCCAAAGTGACGCACGAACCAAAGCCTGCCGAACCGACTCACGAATCCGTAGCCAAGACGGAAAAGAAGTATACCGACACGCCGGCGGACCAAACACAATCGTCTCGCAGTTCAAAACGCGATTCGAAATATAAGCACTGA
- a CDS encoding shikimate dehydrogenase, with product MAYRFGLIGEHIATSLSPVMFSWAFQHTESSGSYTLFDFPRRLARSFLLRARVDWDGLNVTAPHKDLAYTLCDELSETAQRARAVNTLVRKQGTLIGYNTDVAGFRFALEQRLELVSHAEKVLVIGTGGAARAALVAISQLLTPNEIAVASRRPADALERITHVLSAPFAPTLITHAKARKRLHEFDIIVQATPVGHLSNPGFPLDPPFAFKPGALVFDLIYSPRRTLFLETATSFGAIPENGLVMLLAQAAESYQIWTGKPFPLELAVRELLPELRNS from the coding sequence ATGGCTTACCGTTTCGGCCTGATTGGCGAACATATTGCAACCAGTTTGTCACCCGTGATGTTTTCGTGGGCATTTCAGCACACGGAATCGTCGGGCAGCTATACGCTGTTCGATTTTCCGCGCAGACTCGCGCGTTCATTCTTGTTGCGCGCGCGCGTGGATTGGGACGGGCTAAATGTAACGGCGCCGCACAAAGACCTCGCATACACTCTGTGCGATGAACTTTCGGAAACTGCGCAAAGGGCCCGCGCTGTCAATACGCTCGTGCGTAAACAGGGTACGCTGATCGGTTACAACACCGACGTCGCGGGATTCAGATTCGCTCTCGAGCAACGACTTGAACTCGTTTCGCATGCGGAGAAAGTGCTTGTTATCGGCACGGGAGGTGCCGCGCGTGCAGCCCTTGTCGCCATCAGTCAGTTGCTGACCCCGAATGAAATCGCGGTGGCGTCCCGCCGACCTGCCGACGCGCTTGAGCGGATCACACATGTGCTTTCTGCACCTTTCGCGCCGACTCTGATCACGCATGCCAAGGCCCGCAAAAGGCTGCATGAGTTCGACATAATCGTGCAAGCCACGCCGGTTGGTCATCTGTCGAATCCTGGTTTTCCGCTCGATCCACCTTTCGCTTTCAAGCCCGGTGCGCTTGTATTCGATTTGATTTATTCTCCGCGCCGGACGTTGTTCTTGGAAACTGCAACGTCGTTCGGTGCAATACCGGAAAACGGATTGGTGATGCTGCTTGCACAAGCGGCCGAGAGTTATCAGATCTGGACAGGCAAGCCTTTTCCGCTGGAACTCGCGGTCAGAGAACTTTTGCCGGAGTTGCGCAATTCATGA
- the aroF gene encoding 3-deoxy-7-phosphoheptulonate synthase, translating to MSRDPKNPLADSRTERQTSLSAGQYAHPEVSGSMAYHRVLRRVHPDDTIVAVRGVAIGGQELALIAGPCAVESAQQLMTAAEKAAASGAHLLRGGAFKLRTSPYAFSGLGEAGLKLLSEARRVSGLPIVTEVVDEESVLLAAAHADMLQIGTRNMHNYVLLKQAAATGKPILLKRGMAATLDEFLHAAEYVLAAGNSQVVLCERGIRTFSDFTRNTLDLNIVPALKQLTHLPVITDPSHGTGRAELVAPMARASIAAGADGVLIEMHPEPEHALSDGYQSLDPEEFSELVGDLARLAPIVGRTLSRRGK from the coding sequence ATGTCTCGAGATCCCAAGAATCCGCTTGCCGATAGCCGTACTGAACGGCAAACCTCCCTGTCCGCCGGGCAATATGCGCATCCCGAAGTCAGTGGTTCAATGGCCTACCACCGCGTGTTGCGGCGCGTACATCCTGACGACACGATTGTCGCGGTGCGCGGCGTTGCGATAGGTGGCCAAGAGCTGGCCCTGATTGCCGGCCCTTGTGCAGTCGAATCCGCACAACAGTTGATGACTGCCGCTGAAAAGGCCGCCGCCAGCGGAGCGCATTTGCTGCGAGGCGGCGCATTCAAACTGCGCACGTCGCCATATGCTTTCTCGGGATTGGGAGAAGCGGGCTTGAAACTGTTGAGTGAGGCGCGCAGGGTCTCGGGATTGCCGATTGTGACGGAAGTCGTCGATGAAGAGAGCGTGCTGTTGGCCGCAGCTCATGCAGATATGCTGCAAATCGGCACGCGAAATATGCACAATTACGTTTTGCTTAAACAGGCTGCTGCGACGGGCAAACCGATACTTCTGAAGCGCGGGATGGCGGCGACGCTGGATGAGTTTCTGCACGCCGCAGAATATGTTCTGGCTGCGGGTAATTCTCAAGTCGTCTTGTGCGAGCGCGGCATACGAACTTTTTCGGATTTTACGCGCAACACGCTCGACTTGAATATCGTTCCCGCACTCAAGCAATTGACACATTTGCCGGTGATTACGGATCCCTCGCACGGTACGGGTCGCGCGGAATTGGTTGCGCCGATGGCGCGCGCGTCCATTGCCGCTGGTGCGGACGGTGTTTTGATCGAAATGCACCCGGAACCCGAGCATGCGCTTTCCGACGGCTACCAGTCGCTTGATCCCGAAGAATTCTCTGAGTTAGTCGGTGATCTTGCAAGGCTTGCTCCGATCGTGGGACGGACATTGTCCCGCCGCGGAAAGTAG